One region of Vitis vinifera cultivar Pinot Noir 40024 chromosome 1, ASM3070453v1 genomic DNA includes:
- the LOC104880039 gene encoding transcription factor bHLH168 produces MPRRGRSSSRVDRKALERDRRQRTKELFSRLGFLLPTPLSKRSLPEMLDQATTHVKQLGQRVEMLKQKKQLLEGSSSIDDQTTGIRDHMMGGAWLPVLTVSDLGSMLEVCVKSGSNKKFMLHQVIQVLVEEAAQVVALSYSNVGDRIFYTINAQAVSPRIGIETSRVHERLKELIF; encoded by the exons ATGCCCCGCCGCGGTAGGAGCTCATCCAGAGTTGATCGGAAGGCATTAGAAAGAGACCGAAGACAGCGCACGAAAGAACTATTTTCTAGGCTTGGTTTCCTCCTTCCTACTCCACTCTCCAAG CGGTCGTTACCTGAGATGTTGGATCAAGCCACCACTCATGTAAAGCAATTGGGACAAAGGGTAGAGATGCTGAAGCAAAAGAAGCAACTACTTGAAGGCAGTAGTAGTATTGATGATCagacaactggtatcagagatCATATGATGGGTGGCGCATGGTTACCTGTTCTCACAGTGAGTGATTTGGGTTCTATGTTAGAGGTATGCGTGAAGAGTGGGTCAAACAAGAAGTTCATGTTGCATCAAGTAATCCAAGTTCTTGTGGAAGAAGCAGCTCAGGTTGTAGCTCTTAGCTACTCTAATGTTGGGGACAGGATCTTCTACACAATTAACGCTCAG GCTGTTAGTCCTAGAATTGGCATAGAGACTTCAAGGGTGCATGAAAGATTGAAGGAACTGATTTTTTGA